The Anolis carolinensis isolate JA03-04 chromosome 2, rAnoCar3.1.pri, whole genome shotgun sequence genome has a window encoding:
- the ric1 gene encoding guanine nucleotide exchange factor subunit RIC1 isoform X2 → MYFLSGWPKRLLWPREAQAAPLRIQADPHRTLFAVLSPAELGIWYNRPSVLIVSYKESQKAVSQFGHYDQAEWRPDSTMIAISTVNGYILFFNLPSSREKYLYEPVYLKGSPHMKGTPHYKEEQCAPLLNLEKKQVLDLQASITSLQTMLEDLLVATADGLLHLIHWDGMMNGRKAINLCTVPFSVDLHSSRGSFLGFEDVHIKDMEYCATLDGFAVVFNDGRVGFITPMSSGFTAELHGVWAQDVLDGTCVAVNNKYRLMAFGCANGSVQVYTIDNTSGAMQLSHKLELTPKQYPDVWNKTGAVKLIRWSPDNCVVMVTWECGGLSLWSVFGAQLICTLGGDFAHRSDGTKKDPLKISSMSWGSEGYHLWVIDANSFGSSVTESKCKNESQRCGILQFQFIKSALTVNPCISNQEQVLLQGEDRLYLNCGDAIQAQNPRCSSAHSEHKALRGQFSDGSVDSQGLSTLLGHRHWHVVQIHSTYLEINWPIRFSAIDKMGQNVAVVGKFGFAHYSLLSKKWKLFGNITQEQNMTVTGGLAWWNDFIVIACYNLSDRQEELRVYLRTANLDNAFAHITKVQAETLLLSVFRDIVILFRADCSICLYSIKRKSDGPNPTTSIQVLQEVSMSRYIPHPFLVVSVTLTSVRTETGISFKLPQQACEAESIMLNLAGQLIMVQRDRSGLQIREKESSPNQRKLLPFCTPVVLAQSVENVWTTCRSNKQKRHLLEALWLSCGGSGMKVWLPLFPRDHRKPHSFLSKRIMLPFHINIYPLAVLFEDALVLGAVNDTVPFDCLYTHSSTMDHLEFLFPYCIVERTSQIYLHHILRQLLVKNLGEQALLLAHSCATLPYFPHVLELMLHEVLEEEATSRDPIPDPLLPTVAKFITEFPLFLQTVVHCARKTEYALWNYLFAAVGNPKDLFEECLMAQDLDTAASYLIILQNMEVPAVSRQHATLLFNTALEQGKWDLCRHMIRFLKAIGSGESETPPPTPTTQEPSSSGGFEFFRHRSISLSQSGDSLPPGKFNLQKTLSMPSGPSGKRWSKDSDCAENMYIDMMLWRHARRLLEEIRLKDLGCFAAQLGFELIGWLCKERTRAARVDDFVTALKKLHNDFLWPFPVIPVCSINSPLKNGKYRTVIGEQLLKSQSADSFLNMEVDTGIPNVPRSHSWLGAIGSSQREMDAASSHGPHMQEAFLSPLLNKGDECSIGSATDLTETSSIVDGDWTMVDENFSTLSLTQSELEHISLELASKGPHKSQVQLRYLLHIFMEAGCLDWCIIIGLILRESSVISQVFSLMQSSDVDGEMLQNIKTGLQAVDRWASTDCPGYKPFLTVIKPQLQKLSEIAEEQEQPEAFQPAALSRVAEQASPRVEDSRVSASHSTSPQSEAGNSPATRHEEDLLGLEEEEDPLQESGYDCTVS, encoded by the exons ACTGTAAATGGATACATCCTGTTTTTTAATCTTCCATCTTCAAGAGAAAAGTACCTTTATGAGCCGGTTTATCTCAA AGGAAGCCCCCATATGAAAGGAACACCACACTATAAGGAAGAACAGTGTGCTCCATTATTAAATCTAGAGAAAAAGCAAGTGTTGGATTTGCAAGCATCTATAACCAG TTTACAGACAATGTTGGAGGATCTCCTAGTTGCTACTGCTGATGGTCTTCTCCATCTTATTCACTGGGATGGAATGATGAATGGAAGAAAAGCCATAAACCTCTGTACAGTACCATTTTCTGTGGATCTGCATTCTTCTAGAG GTTCATTTTTGGGATTTGAAGATGTGCACATTAAAGATATGGAGTACTGTGCCACTCTTGATGGCTTTGCTGTTGTATTTAATGATGGAAGAGTGGGTTTTATTACACCAATGTCAAGTGGTTTCACAGCAGAG CTCCATGGTGTTTGGGCACAAGATGTTTTGGATGGAACCTGTGTGGCTGTAAACAATAAATACAGATTGATGGCATTTGGATGTGCAAA TGGTTCAGTGCAAGTTTATACAATAGATAATACTTCAGGGGCCATGCAGCTGTCTCATAAACTGGAGCTAACACCCAAACAGTATCCTG aTGTTTGGAACAAAACTGGAGCTGTTAAACTTATCAGATGGTCCCCTGATAACTGTGTCGTTATGGTGACCTGGGAGTGTGGAGGTCTTTCCTTATGGAGCGTATTCGGTGCCCAGCTTATATGTACTCTAGGAGGAGACTTTGC TCATCGATCTGATGGTACCAAAAAAGACCCTCTAAAGATCAGCTCTATG AGTTGGGGATCAGAAGGCTATCATTTATGGGTGATTGATGCTAATAGCTTTGGCAGTTCAGTAACTGAGAGCAAGTGCAAAAATGAGTCTCAGCGGTGTGGCATTTTGCAGTTTCAATTCATCAAAAGTGCACTCACAGTTAATCCTTGCATA AGCAACCAGGAGCAAGTCCTCCTTCAGGGAGAAGATCGCTTGTACTTGAACTGTGGAGATGCCATACAGGCTCAGAATCCCAGATGCTCCTCAGCACACTCTGAACATAAGGCTCTCAGAGGCCAGTTTTCAGATGGCAGTGTTGATTCTCAGGGTTTAAGCACTTTATTAGGGCACAGACATTGGCATGTTGTGCAG ATTCACAGTACCTACTTAGAGATCAATTGGCCTATAAGG TTTTCAGCCATCGATAAGATGGGGCAGAATGTAGCCGTAGTTGGCAAGTTTGGTTTTGCACATTACTCCTTGCTTTCCAAAAAATGGAAACTGTTTGGAAACATTACCCAG GAACAAAATATGACAGTGACTGGTGGCTTAGCTTGGTGGAATGATTTCATTGTTATTGCATGTTATAATTTAAGTGACCGCCAAGAAGAG CTAAGGGTATATTTGCGAACAGCCAATCTGGACAATGCATTTGCTCATATCACCAAAGTGCAGGCAGAAACATTATTACTCAGTGTCTTTCGGGACATAGTAATTTTGTTTAGAGCGGACTGTTCTATTTGCCTTTATAGTATTAAAAGAAAATCTGACGG TCCTAACCCTACTACCAGTATTCAGGTTCTTCAGGAGGTATCCATGTCGCGCTATATTCCTCATCCCTTCCTTGTTGTTTCTGTTACTTTGACCTCTGTGAGAACAGAGACAGGCATTAGCTTCAAACTGCCACAGCAG GCCTGTGAAGCAGAGAGCATTATGTTAAACTTAGCAGGACAGTTAATAATGGTACAAAGGGATCGATCCGGCCTACAGATACGAGAAAAGGAAAGTAGTCCTAACCAAAGGAAACTT CTGCCATTTTGTACTCCAGTTGTTCTTGCCCAATCCGTTGAAAATGTTTGGACTACATGCCGTTCTAATAAGCAGAAGCGTCACTTACTAGAGGCTCTGTGGCTCAGCTGCGGTGGATCAGGCATGAAAGTCTGGCTTCCTTTGTTCCCCAGGGATCACCGCAAACCGCATTCCTTTCTTTCAAAACGGATCATGTTGCCTTTCCACATCAACATATACCCCTTGGCAGTTCTGTTTGAAGATGCCTTGGTTCTTGGTGCTGTCAATGACACTGTGCCCTTTGACTGTTTATATACTCACAGCAGCACTATGGACCACTTAGAGTTCCTGTTCCCTTACTGTATTGTTGAGAGGACATCTCAGATCTACCTCCATCACATTTTACGCCAGCTTTTGGTGAAGAATCTGGGCGAACAAGCCTTGCTTTTGGCTCACTCTTGTGCCACGTTGCCCTATTTTCCTCATGTGCTAGAATTGATGCTTCATGAAGTGCTGGAGGAAGAAGCTACCTCGCGGGATCCCATTCCCGACCCTCTACTTCCCACTGTGGCTAAATTCATTACAGAGTTCCCCCTGTTCCTGCAGACAGTTGTTCATTGTGCCAGGAAGACAGAGTATGCCCTATGGAATTATCTCTTCGCTGCTGTTGGGAATCCAAAAGATTTGTTTGAAGAGTGTTTGATGGCCCAGGACTTGGACACAGCAGCTTCTTACCTTATCATTCTGCAG aacatggaggTTCCAGCAGTTAGCAGACAGCATGCAACTTTGCTGTTCAATACGGCTTTGGAGCAGGGGAAGTGGGATCTGTGTCGGCACATGATCAGATTCTTGAAAGCCATTGGCTCTGGAGAATCAGAGACGCCTCCCCCTACACCAACTACTCAG GAACCTAGTTCAAGTGGTGGCTTTGAATTCTTTAGACATCGCAGCATTAGTTTGTCCCAGTCAGGAGACAGCCTTCCACCAGGCAAATTTAACTTGCAAAAGACCTTGAGCATGCCCTCTGGTCCATCTGGCAAAAG GTGGAGCAAGGACAGTGACTGTGCTGAGAATATGTACATTGATATGATGCTCTGGAGGCACGCTCGGCGCCTGCTAGAAGAAATCCGGCTGAAGGACCTGGGTTGCTTTGCTGCCCAGCTGGGTTTTGAGCTGATAGGCTGGTTGTGTAAGGAGCGCACCAGAGCGGCCCGTGTGGATGACTTTGTGACTGCCTTGAAGAAACTGCACAATGACTTCCTCTGGCCATTTCCTGTTATTCCAGTCTGTTCCATAAATTCACCTCTCAAAAATGGAAAGTATAGAACAG TAATAGGTGAGCAGCTCCTAAAGTCTCAGTCTGCTGACAGCTTTTTAAATATGGAGGTGGATACAGGCATCCCAAATGTGCCCAGAAGTCACAGCTGGCTTGGTGCCATTGGTTCCTCCCAGAGAGAGATGGATGCAGCATCGTCCCATGGACCCCACATGCAGGAGGCATTCCTCTCGCCTTTGTTAAATAAAG GTGACGAATGCAGTATTGGTTCAGCCACCGACTTGACAGAAACCAGCTCTATAGTGGATGGAGACTGGACTATGGTGGATGAAAACTTTTCTACATTGAGCTTAACACAATCAGAGTTGGAACATATCTCCTTGGAGCTGGCCAGCAAAGGACCACATAAATCACAGGTTCAGCTGCG aTATTTGCTTCATATTTTTATGGAAGCTGGGTGTTTGGACTGGTGCATTATTATAGGCCTTATTCTCCGAGAATCTTCAGTGATCAGCCAAGTATTTAGCCTCATGCAATCTTCAGATGTCGATGGGGAGATGCTGCAGAATATTAAAACAGGGTTGCAGGCAGTAGATAGATGGGCTTCAACAGATTG TCCTGGCTATAAGCCGTTTTTAACGGTCATCAAGCCACAGCTTCAGAAGCTGAGTGAGATCGCGGAGGAACAAGAGCAGCCAGAAGCCTTTCAGCCTGCGGCCCTTTCTCGAGTTGCGGAGCAAGCCAGCCCCAGAGTGGAGGACAGCAGGGTCTCTGCCAGCCACAGCACCAGCCCGCAAAGTGAGGCCGGGAACAGCCCCGCCACACGGCACGAAGAGGACCTATTgggcttggaggaggaggaggatccgcTCCAGGAAAGTGGCTACGACTGTACTGTGTCCTGA
- the ric1 gene encoding guanine nucleotide exchange factor subunit RIC1 isoform X1: MYFLSGWPKRLLWPREAQAAPLRIQADPHRTLFAVLSPAELGIWYNRPSVLIVSYKESQKAVSQFGHYDQAEWRPDSTMIAISTVNGYILFFNLPSSREKYLYEPVYLKGSPHMKGTPHYKEEQCAPLLNLEKKQVLDLQASITSLQTMLEDLLVATADGLLHLIHWDGMMNGRKAINLCTVPFSVDLHSSRGSFLGFEDVHIKDMEYCATLDGFAVVFNDGRVGFITPMSSGFTAEQLHGVWAQDVLDGTCVAVNNKYRLMAFGCANGSVQVYTIDNTSGAMQLSHKLELTPKQYPDVWNKTGAVKLIRWSPDNCVVMVTWECGGLSLWSVFGAQLICTLGGDFAHRSDGTKKDPLKISSMSWGSEGYHLWVIDANSFGSSVTESKCKNESQRCGILQFQFIKSALTVNPCISNQEQVLLQGEDRLYLNCGDAIQAQNPRCSSAHSEHKALRGQFSDGSVDSQGLSTLLGHRHWHVVQIHSTYLEINWPIRFSAIDKMGQNVAVVGKFGFAHYSLLSKKWKLFGNITQEQNMTVTGGLAWWNDFIVIACYNLSDRQEELRVYLRTANLDNAFAHITKVQAETLLLSVFRDIVILFRADCSICLYSIKRKSDGPNPTTSIQVLQEVSMSRYIPHPFLVVSVTLTSVRTETGISFKLPQQACEAESIMLNLAGQLIMVQRDRSGLQIREKESSPNQRKLLPFCTPVVLAQSVENVWTTCRSNKQKRHLLEALWLSCGGSGMKVWLPLFPRDHRKPHSFLSKRIMLPFHINIYPLAVLFEDALVLGAVNDTVPFDCLYTHSSTMDHLEFLFPYCIVERTSQIYLHHILRQLLVKNLGEQALLLAHSCATLPYFPHVLELMLHEVLEEEATSRDPIPDPLLPTVAKFITEFPLFLQTVVHCARKTEYALWNYLFAAVGNPKDLFEECLMAQDLDTAASYLIILQNMEVPAVSRQHATLLFNTALEQGKWDLCRHMIRFLKAIGSGESETPPPTPTTQEPSSSGGFEFFRHRSISLSQSGDSLPPGKFNLQKTLSMPSGPSGKRWSKDSDCAENMYIDMMLWRHARRLLEEIRLKDLGCFAAQLGFELIGWLCKERTRAARVDDFVTALKKLHNDFLWPFPVIPVCSINSPLKNGKYRTVIGEQLLKSQSADSFLNMEVDTGIPNVPRSHSWLGAIGSSQREMDAASSHGPHMQEAFLSPLLNKGDECSIGSATDLTETSSIVDGDWTMVDENFSTLSLTQSELEHISLELASKGPHKSQVQLRYLLHIFMEAGCLDWCIIIGLILRESSVISQVFSLMQSSDVDGEMLQNIKTGLQAVDRWASTDCPGYKPFLTVIKPQLQKLSEIAEEQEQPEAFQPAALSRVAEQASPRVEDSRVSASHSTSPQSEAGNSPATRHEEDLLGLEEEEDPLQESGYDCTVS, from the exons ACTGTAAATGGATACATCCTGTTTTTTAATCTTCCATCTTCAAGAGAAAAGTACCTTTATGAGCCGGTTTATCTCAA AGGAAGCCCCCATATGAAAGGAACACCACACTATAAGGAAGAACAGTGTGCTCCATTATTAAATCTAGAGAAAAAGCAAGTGTTGGATTTGCAAGCATCTATAACCAG TTTACAGACAATGTTGGAGGATCTCCTAGTTGCTACTGCTGATGGTCTTCTCCATCTTATTCACTGGGATGGAATGATGAATGGAAGAAAAGCCATAAACCTCTGTACAGTACCATTTTCTGTGGATCTGCATTCTTCTAGAG GTTCATTTTTGGGATTTGAAGATGTGCACATTAAAGATATGGAGTACTGTGCCACTCTTGATGGCTTTGCTGTTGTATTTAATGATGGAAGAGTGGGTTTTATTACACCAATGTCAAGTGGTTTCACAGCAGAG CAGCTCCATGGTGTTTGGGCACAAGATGTTTTGGATGGAACCTGTGTGGCTGTAAACAATAAATACAGATTGATGGCATTTGGATGTGCAAA TGGTTCAGTGCAAGTTTATACAATAGATAATACTTCAGGGGCCATGCAGCTGTCTCATAAACTGGAGCTAACACCCAAACAGTATCCTG aTGTTTGGAACAAAACTGGAGCTGTTAAACTTATCAGATGGTCCCCTGATAACTGTGTCGTTATGGTGACCTGGGAGTGTGGAGGTCTTTCCTTATGGAGCGTATTCGGTGCCCAGCTTATATGTACTCTAGGAGGAGACTTTGC TCATCGATCTGATGGTACCAAAAAAGACCCTCTAAAGATCAGCTCTATG AGTTGGGGATCAGAAGGCTATCATTTATGGGTGATTGATGCTAATAGCTTTGGCAGTTCAGTAACTGAGAGCAAGTGCAAAAATGAGTCTCAGCGGTGTGGCATTTTGCAGTTTCAATTCATCAAAAGTGCACTCACAGTTAATCCTTGCATA AGCAACCAGGAGCAAGTCCTCCTTCAGGGAGAAGATCGCTTGTACTTGAACTGTGGAGATGCCATACAGGCTCAGAATCCCAGATGCTCCTCAGCACACTCTGAACATAAGGCTCTCAGAGGCCAGTTTTCAGATGGCAGTGTTGATTCTCAGGGTTTAAGCACTTTATTAGGGCACAGACATTGGCATGTTGTGCAG ATTCACAGTACCTACTTAGAGATCAATTGGCCTATAAGG TTTTCAGCCATCGATAAGATGGGGCAGAATGTAGCCGTAGTTGGCAAGTTTGGTTTTGCACATTACTCCTTGCTTTCCAAAAAATGGAAACTGTTTGGAAACATTACCCAG GAACAAAATATGACAGTGACTGGTGGCTTAGCTTGGTGGAATGATTTCATTGTTATTGCATGTTATAATTTAAGTGACCGCCAAGAAGAG CTAAGGGTATATTTGCGAACAGCCAATCTGGACAATGCATTTGCTCATATCACCAAAGTGCAGGCAGAAACATTATTACTCAGTGTCTTTCGGGACATAGTAATTTTGTTTAGAGCGGACTGTTCTATTTGCCTTTATAGTATTAAAAGAAAATCTGACGG TCCTAACCCTACTACCAGTATTCAGGTTCTTCAGGAGGTATCCATGTCGCGCTATATTCCTCATCCCTTCCTTGTTGTTTCTGTTACTTTGACCTCTGTGAGAACAGAGACAGGCATTAGCTTCAAACTGCCACAGCAG GCCTGTGAAGCAGAGAGCATTATGTTAAACTTAGCAGGACAGTTAATAATGGTACAAAGGGATCGATCCGGCCTACAGATACGAGAAAAGGAAAGTAGTCCTAACCAAAGGAAACTT CTGCCATTTTGTACTCCAGTTGTTCTTGCCCAATCCGTTGAAAATGTTTGGACTACATGCCGTTCTAATAAGCAGAAGCGTCACTTACTAGAGGCTCTGTGGCTCAGCTGCGGTGGATCAGGCATGAAAGTCTGGCTTCCTTTGTTCCCCAGGGATCACCGCAAACCGCATTCCTTTCTTTCAAAACGGATCATGTTGCCTTTCCACATCAACATATACCCCTTGGCAGTTCTGTTTGAAGATGCCTTGGTTCTTGGTGCTGTCAATGACACTGTGCCCTTTGACTGTTTATATACTCACAGCAGCACTATGGACCACTTAGAGTTCCTGTTCCCTTACTGTATTGTTGAGAGGACATCTCAGATCTACCTCCATCACATTTTACGCCAGCTTTTGGTGAAGAATCTGGGCGAACAAGCCTTGCTTTTGGCTCACTCTTGTGCCACGTTGCCCTATTTTCCTCATGTGCTAGAATTGATGCTTCATGAAGTGCTGGAGGAAGAAGCTACCTCGCGGGATCCCATTCCCGACCCTCTACTTCCCACTGTGGCTAAATTCATTACAGAGTTCCCCCTGTTCCTGCAGACAGTTGTTCATTGTGCCAGGAAGACAGAGTATGCCCTATGGAATTATCTCTTCGCTGCTGTTGGGAATCCAAAAGATTTGTTTGAAGAGTGTTTGATGGCCCAGGACTTGGACACAGCAGCTTCTTACCTTATCATTCTGCAG aacatggaggTTCCAGCAGTTAGCAGACAGCATGCAACTTTGCTGTTCAATACGGCTTTGGAGCAGGGGAAGTGGGATCTGTGTCGGCACATGATCAGATTCTTGAAAGCCATTGGCTCTGGAGAATCAGAGACGCCTCCCCCTACACCAACTACTCAG GAACCTAGTTCAAGTGGTGGCTTTGAATTCTTTAGACATCGCAGCATTAGTTTGTCCCAGTCAGGAGACAGCCTTCCACCAGGCAAATTTAACTTGCAAAAGACCTTGAGCATGCCCTCTGGTCCATCTGGCAAAAG GTGGAGCAAGGACAGTGACTGTGCTGAGAATATGTACATTGATATGATGCTCTGGAGGCACGCTCGGCGCCTGCTAGAAGAAATCCGGCTGAAGGACCTGGGTTGCTTTGCTGCCCAGCTGGGTTTTGAGCTGATAGGCTGGTTGTGTAAGGAGCGCACCAGAGCGGCCCGTGTGGATGACTTTGTGACTGCCTTGAAGAAACTGCACAATGACTTCCTCTGGCCATTTCCTGTTATTCCAGTCTGTTCCATAAATTCACCTCTCAAAAATGGAAAGTATAGAACAG TAATAGGTGAGCAGCTCCTAAAGTCTCAGTCTGCTGACAGCTTTTTAAATATGGAGGTGGATACAGGCATCCCAAATGTGCCCAGAAGTCACAGCTGGCTTGGTGCCATTGGTTCCTCCCAGAGAGAGATGGATGCAGCATCGTCCCATGGACCCCACATGCAGGAGGCATTCCTCTCGCCTTTGTTAAATAAAG GTGACGAATGCAGTATTGGTTCAGCCACCGACTTGACAGAAACCAGCTCTATAGTGGATGGAGACTGGACTATGGTGGATGAAAACTTTTCTACATTGAGCTTAACACAATCAGAGTTGGAACATATCTCCTTGGAGCTGGCCAGCAAAGGACCACATAAATCACAGGTTCAGCTGCG aTATTTGCTTCATATTTTTATGGAAGCTGGGTGTTTGGACTGGTGCATTATTATAGGCCTTATTCTCCGAGAATCTTCAGTGATCAGCCAAGTATTTAGCCTCATGCAATCTTCAGATGTCGATGGGGAGATGCTGCAGAATATTAAAACAGGGTTGCAGGCAGTAGATAGATGGGCTTCAACAGATTG TCCTGGCTATAAGCCGTTTTTAACGGTCATCAAGCCACAGCTTCAGAAGCTGAGTGAGATCGCGGAGGAACAAGAGCAGCCAGAAGCCTTTCAGCCTGCGGCCCTTTCTCGAGTTGCGGAGCAAGCCAGCCCCAGAGTGGAGGACAGCAGGGTCTCTGCCAGCCACAGCACCAGCCCGCAAAGTGAGGCCGGGAACAGCCCCGCCACACGGCACGAAGAGGACCTATTgggcttggaggaggaggaggatccgcTCCAGGAAAGTGGCTACGACTGTACTGTGTCCTGA